tatgcttatttttctttgatttatgtttttgttttttatgtgaCCCAGAAGATGTATGTCCATCATATTTAGATTTCCTCCTTTTCTCTTCTTCTCTTGCcttgtttttcttatgtttatGATGAGCTCTAATGTCTAGGTCATCATCACTTTCTATATGCTTATCAGCTCCTttgttctttttatgttttttactcttttttgATTTCGAACTTCTTTTCCTGTACTCCACAATTTCTATGctagtttgttttgattttgaacTATGCCTATGTGATGTAATAGCCAGGTGAGATTCGGAGTCAGAATCTGAACTTGAAAGTGACCTCGACATTTCAGTGCTTCTATTACTTAAATATGGATTTCGATAAGGTAGGACTTCTTCAGATTTATCACTATGAGTCTTGTACGCAAACTTTTTGTGCTGGTAATCCGGTGATCGGATTATTGTTAATCTTAGAGGTGAGACTGACCTTGTCCTTGACCTTGAATAGACTTGTTGGAATCTTGGTGATTTTGACCTGGACTTGTGACGTTTTTTCTTGGAATGTCTTTCTCTTGAAGTATCTCTGCTCCTTTTACGCTTCTCTTTATCATGATCAACTGATCTCTCTTCCTGCCttcttttgtgtttctttttctttttttccgttTTGATGGGGTCATTTATATGTGTAGTTCCTGTTATCATTACATCATAGTCAGTATCACCGCCTGAAGACAGTCGTATTGGACTACGTTCATTCCAAGGTTTTTCAACTTCAATAATTTCTACATCACTGTCATCTGAATCAGATTTAGTTCCAGGGcaataagaagaaaatatagaaGGGCCTCCTTGTGGAGAGGATGGTTCTGTCTGGGTACTAGACCGTGGCAGTCTTGGCATTAAATTTACAGAGTCAAACAAATTGCCAAAAATGCTGCTGGTTGAAGGTAATGGCTGGGAACTTGGTGCACTGAAACTTCTTGAGGAGGGTGTCCATATAGAGCCTCCCGTCATTAGACCGGTGTTTAATAACTGAGTAGACAGCCCTGAACTCAAGCTGGAATGATCTATAGGTGCAATATTTATCCCCAGCTGACTTGGTCCTGGGGTTGGAGAATCCCAACCTGATGCCGAAGTTGGTGCATAGTCAGGCCTGAAATAAAGCAGTTAAGAGTTATACGGACTAGTTTTCAGCACAGAAATATGCCAAACTTTATTTCATTACAATCAGCTTAACTTCATACACTACGCACATTGCAAACTCAGGTAAGTATTGTAACATATTTTAGATactattttaaaaagatacaaaCACTGTAACAGGCGTATCTTCATAAAAAGTTATACATGAAAATTAAAGCAGTATCAACTACTTTTTTAGaagattttattcttttaaagcttttttttctgtttctagcTTTGGCTGCccctaaaaggaaaaaaacacaACCATCTGAATAACACAGAGGTGCACACACAAGGATGCTACAGTCAAAGTTTGGTGCAGATATGTCAGAGAAGAAGCTGTTTATAAGTGCTTTTACTATTGTTTAGCTCTGTTGGTCCATTTAATGGATAAAGCAAAACCATTTGATGCAAAATAAGCTAGGTCAATCCAAGAATGCTATTGACCACATCTGGTGAAGAAGTTTAaagctttttatattttcagctttGGTGGCCCCATAAAGAAACCTATCAGAACCACTTGAACAAATTTGACAGAGAGTCATGAGAAGAAATCGTTCAatagctttttctatttttagctctggctaaGTGGAATCATTTGTATAAAACTGAAAGAGGTCTGTATACTTGGTGTAAAACTATCAATTGTTTCATGAGAAGACGTTTTTCTaaaaacaatttttctatttttagcttgaagcccctaaaagggaccaagcacAACCATTCGCAAAACTTTTAAGAGAAatccatacaaggatgctacaaaccaagtttgataaagattcatcaagtgattcatgaaaagaatttgttaaaaaaattctaCTTTAAGAGGACAACCAGAACTATTCAAACAAAACTGAGAGAGCTCCAtgcaatgatgctacagaccaagtttggtgaagctcCATCTACTAGTtcatgagaaaatgttgtttaaaggttttctatttttagcctaCACAGTCTCTAAAAGGCTCTAAATGGAACCATTTGCAATAGCTTGAGAGAagtccatacaaggatgctacataccaagtttggtgaagatccatcaagtggttcataagaagaagttgtttaaaggtttttataCTTTAAGCTTTGGTGGCCCCTACACAGAGCCAAAGCAaactatttgaacaaaactgagagagGTTTATTGGATACAACAGACCAAGTGTAGTGAAGATCTGTAAACTGGTTCACAAGAAGTTGTTTATTAAACTTGTGGGTCAGATGGTTCTTGACAAAAAGATGTTCACGGTTTTTATACTTTAAGCTCTGGTGGCCTCTATACTAACTGGGACAAAGTCAAACTTTGAGCAAACTGGAGAAAGATTAATACAAGGATGCTATGGACCAAGTTTTGAAAATCTATTGAGTGGTTTATGAGAAGTAGCAGTTTATTcactcaaaataaatatttactaagtAAAATGTGATTACTTACTTCAAGTAATTTTCAGTAATACTTACAGTAATTATTTACTTAGTATTACTTATTATTCAAGATATAGTAATATAGTATTACTTTCAGTAATTCTATTACTTTAAGTAGTTTAATCCGAGGAGAACTTCTacttttaagtatttatattacTTACAATTTGTATGAACAATTAATAGTTCCATACAGTACAAGCAAAGGATAACGAATATTACCCACATTTGCAAGCAGAATGAACAGCACAGTAAAATGAGAAGTTggtgaataaaataaatagaataaaatactttcacccttatcatgctggacacgatttgactctgcctctgcgaccagtgtagatcatgatcagcctgcacattgaTCCATACGGtgagatcatgatctgcattgttcgccattcagtcattatctttaGGGTAAAATCctccctttaacagttaatggtacagggggcctccgtggctgagtggttaaggtcgctgacttcaaatcacttgcccctcatcgatgtgggttcgagcctcactcggggtgttgaattcttcatgtgaggaagccatccagctggcttacagaaggtcggtggttctacccaggtgcccgctcgtgatgaaataatgcacggaggggcacctggggtcttcctccaccattaaagctggaaagtcgccatatgacctatcatgtgtcggtgcgacgttaaatccaaaaaaaaaagttaatggtactctcgaagttgaaagatggacaagttaattatagaaattaagcaggacAAGGGTTAAAAACTTAATCAAGGGAAATTAATTTGCAATGGGGTGTATAATTTAGTAATTTAGTAAAGTCTGAAAGCCATTTCTAGATTCCTGGTAACCATGACAGTTTACCTTAGACTGTCCTCAAAAACAACAGGAATGCTCTTTCACTGATGTTAAAAAGCTGTAATGTTACACATTAACACTTCAACAGTTTGGATATTGTATATATAGAAGTTTGTTGCATATAAAAATAAGTAAGGCAATCAACTTTACATTTACTGTTTATTACTGTTTATTCTGATGTAATCTACAGAATAAGTATAAGATAACTGCATGCAATATGTATACTATCCACAGAAGCTACTACCTGCAGTAGAGTGTGTAACTTTGGCTAAGAATGCCATACTCAAATAAATGCAAAGAATGAAAATCCCAGAAAACAGAGCAAAACAAGTTTAAAAGATGCTGAGCTGCCAAAACAAGAGcttcattttttttgcaaattgcaATAAACATTTTGCTGGACTTCATTTTCCCCCTGAGGAGTAATGTCATGCAGCAATTTGATATCATTTTGCTCTCTTAAGGGTCCATGtatcaaccgttgtttattgcagaatatacagagcttgatttcatTCTTTTTTGAACTGGAAATCAAACTGAATCATTATTAAGTGGGAACCTACATAAACATGTAATTATCTGGATAAAAAGTCAGGAAATGGCTTTTATAATGTCTTATCAAGTGAAgtgttttcatgaaaatgtcaGAGGAGAAAAGTGTGCAAAGGGTAATAAATAGTTTTATGAAGTTCAAAAGCCCTGTATACAAAAGATGGACAGTTTTGTCAAGGTCGAAATGTTTTCAGTTGATATCAGTTCCACTGATTTTGATatgtttggttttttttccaGTATATACTTTGCTTTGAGGTCTTTATATCATTTACATTCTAGTAAAAGTGAAATTTGTCCTCTAGGTTAATACATAAATATTATAACACATTCGCATTGTGCCATCTGCCAGTTTCTATCAAtaacctgtgtacaaaaattttgtttgtttgttttgggtttaacgccatttttcaacagtatttcagtcatgtaacggcgggcagttaacctaacaggtgttcctggattctgtaccagtacaaacctgttctccgcaagtaactgccaacttccccacatgagtcagaggtggaggactaatgatttcagacacaatgtcgtttatcaaatagtcacagagaacatacgccccgcccgaggatcgaactcgcgaccccgcgatccgtagaccaacgctcttacctactgagctaagcgggcgggctgtatacaaaaaaaaaaaaaatttaaacaagcaTTCAATCTATTcatcttttcaaaagttataTCGACCGGCCCTCAGCATATTTTAAGTTAAGAAAATGTCCACTATTCTGTCAAAGATTGGTAGATTGCAACTAAAATGATCTTGGTCAGCATTTTATAACTACAAACCAGTGTCAGAAAAAAACAACCTCtcaattataaaagaaaattcagAGCATATCATTATCAAAAAGacacacatgaaaatatattaaccTTTATTGGTCTCATCTGATAGCAACTACTCTGTTTGTCTGAGACGCACAACATCTACTAAGTCATATGGTGCAAAAATGAACATTCTGCCACCAATTCCTTTGTACATATGCAGAGCTGAGGAAACAAATATATTGTCTATGTGAACAAGCTCTAAACCCTGTGCAACTGTTGGTTCAACCACTTGATATGCATTAATCTGATCATTAAAATTAACAGTTTCATACATTTTGAGCTGAAAATATATATGCTgatcaaacaaattttcattgaCTTTCACTTTTGCCACCCATATTGAAACTAAATGCCCAAATTCTGGTAAACCTCCACTCTCACCAAAAGCAACTTCACAttcttcttttataaatttttgtcCATTAAAAATAATCCATGatgtttcaaaaacattttgaatgtgAACAATATCTACCCCAAAAAAAGCATTTATTGAGTGCTTGGCATTTTCTAAGTCATCTAAAGGCAAACATTTTCCAAACTGCCTATCTCTCTTAAGAGTGGATGTTCTTCACTAGAATTCAGAGAACATTAATACATAGCACATCGGTCGGCCACAGACTTAACAACATTCTTAAAGTTATTACTTCCAGACAATCGCTGTTTTATAAATTGATGTTTACCTTCAAATCTCATACTCCATACATTAGTCAAGGAGCCGTATCTCTCAATAGTTGAGGGAAGGTGAACCATATAATGTTGTTTAGGAATAATATTTTTGTTGGGAAACAACAGTTTAAACTTTTTCAAATGGTCTTGTATTACAACTTGCAACATAAGAATAGTTTCTACAGATACAACAGGAGATAAAATTATTAATGCAATGTTACATAACTCGGTCAAAAATGAAATGTACTGATTGTCTGAATCACAATGTAACTTTTCTACAAGAATAAAAGGCAAAAGTTTCATTAACACTATCATACTTGACGCCGACTGTCTTAAGTTAGTTTCATTATTGTTAAAAACTTTTTGAGGAATAGGTACTGGCTGACTAGCCCTATCTCTGAAGCCATACCTGAAGTTTTCAATTTGAGCATTCAgttgatttaaattaaaatattgttccTCAACCAATTTTGTAAGTACAGCCTTAGTTTCATATATACCGACACCTTCAAACATAACATGCATAATATCCTGCGGAATCATTTTGGTAATATCAAAATTTGGAAAATCTGATGCAACACTTCTTTGACTAATACCATAATTTGTACTGAGAATTCCTCTCATGTGTTGTGTATCTGCCTGCAAGAGTTCATTGCAGGCACGTTCATAGGTCTCTTTAGATctttttatgagcaaacgctcATGGAATTGTGATTGCATGTCGCGAAAAGTACATTCACATTCtctacattttttaaatgaaaagcccacaccaatcttaaaaccgCCAAATTCATGTGCAGCAGAGTTGTCTCCAATGAAACATAAACAGGAACCCTTAATAAAATGATTGACACCTGATACGGTAATAGTTATTCCTTGTTCCAACTTGATCAAGTCTTGTCTTATGCTTTCAAGGACAACATTTATTGTGTGTTTGTTCATAACtttacgttttattattgctAAAGTTCGAACAGCTGGAAGTCTAGATCTATAGGTCTGAGGTAAATTTCCTATTGTGTAGTAAAATAGCCCAAGTTTATGGGAACCTGCCTTTTTGTTCATTGGGTTACAAATTTCCAAATCATCAAAGTACAAAATAATTTGCAAAGCATTtgaattagtatgaaacaatgcATTGTTAATGAAAATACTTCCACCTGATAAGACATTATAAAATCCATTGTTATTGGGAGTCCTTGCACAAGTGGCAATTTCAAATAGCCTTGAGTTCTGAAAAAACTGTTCCAAGCTTTTATTCATTGGAAAATAGGCAAAATTTTCCTCTCTAACGATATAATCCCTTGCTCTTTGTCTTCGGTTATCAACTAAATTCTGCCCAACACAAACATATTCAGGATTCTGAAAAAAAGATAGAGACTAGCTttaataatcaaagccttgaaatgtctgatggttgcagCTTTTTGTAGATTtactttctgtttaaatgccagtctatcaATACACATGGAtgagaaataaatacaaatttaatgtgcctcatatctatgATGAACTCTCTGGatccagcttgtgatgtaaccatagACTGGAATACCTTATTGATAGATCTTGTATAATCTATATGGTCAGAGTGAGTGGAGAtagaggttgaataagaactgcttgttcattgataattcatccacaTTGTTTATGAATGGGACaatattttgtgtagcacatgaacatcctttggatgtgattcggaataaaataaagatgctatgattgtcagaaatacactttagcTTTAGTAGTGGGATAAACCTGCAACCAAAAATCAAATCATTAAATTGCACTACTAAGGTATACCCTGATAATGTTTTGTACTCATCATAAATTATGTTGTGACTGATGTGCCCCAGTAAAACTTCTGGCACACATAAAGATTTGATCACGAGTTCACAGTTGCAAATATGAAATAGATTATAGAGAtaccaaaacaaagaaaaaatatgtttgcttaGTATCGGTACTctcaaaatatgtaaataatctgAAGATGTATACGAAGCTATACTGCAAGTATTTAAATAGTGAAAAGGCATGCACATACTtggattttaaatttgatttacaGTTATCCAAAAGAAAAATCCTTTGAATTTCACATACTAAGTCACAcacttatatttcaaattttgaaagctCAAAATTGTCCTTACCAcataataaaaatttctttttatatactgTTCACGCTCATAGGCTGTAGTAAGTTGTTCAAATGGCAGCATTACGTCAAACTGGGATGACAATCCATTTACATTAGCTGGATCAATGCCCTCTCTCTGCAATATCTGGTAAACGTTTGTCCGAATGGTGTTAACATAGCGCAAAACTATTGCATTGGTTCCCTCTGCTACTGCCTCAGCTGTAGTCTATAAAAAAAATTGAgtgtgattttaaaatttaatttcactgACTTTTGCATGAAGCAGCATCTTTCTTTGAATGTCTAGAAAGCTtgaagatattattattattattattataccagatttataaaatGTTGGGCACGTTATCGcaagaattttaaaatgaaaacattcaatAGGACTAAATTCATAATTGGAATTTCTTCTCTTGCAGATTGTggaatatgttttgaaaaaaaaaaaaaataaaggaaaaaaattgaCCTGATAGCTTATATAATCTACATTAATTGTTTGTGTCAAACTGGACTCTTTAAATCTAAACATTCTATATACAATTTAACTGCATGAAAACGATGTACATGCAGACTTAAAACTTTGTTCAAAAATGAAAAGCCTGAAATTTTACATAGTATGATGTTGAATGTGAACAGACCTTAAACCAGAAATTACTTACTTTGATAATATCTTATTACGTATATTATCATTTACATTCATTTATAGCATTAAATGTACATCATACTACATGGACAAGATAATAAGCAAATTGATCGGGCCACGAGTTCTCGCAACATCAGTAAATGGCCCTTCCAAGACATGGACAGCATTGCAAAATCCTCTTTCAGTAATTAAGAAAATTACAATTACCCCTCTTATTCTGTGATTTTCTCTTAATCCCATCAGGTATGATATTGCCTGTCTTTGTTCATTAATATGATCATCCACAAtctgtaataaacaaatcaagacATTTAACATGAAGTGAATTTCTTGCAAAAATATTGGATCCAAAGTTGGATGTTTGCAGAACAATTTTAAGATGTGAATAATTCATGTACATAAATTATCATGCTGATAACCCAGATTTTAACTTCCGGAAAGTTGGGAAAAATGTCTAGAAATCTGCTGGACCAAAAAACAAACCTTCGGACTGAAACTGAACTTGTAATGCAGTTCTAACCAAAAAAGCCTCAGTAAAGTACCATTTTAACATGCTGTTTTACAAGCTATAGGCAGTATTCTTTGCcagttatcatttatattttatgaagATATAACCTCTTCATTTCATACTCATTTTTGCTGTCGGTACGTTCGACAGGCATGTTATTCATTAATTTCGAGATTTTGCACCGGTATTttttaaatgacgtcattttttctcaGAAATTGCGATTCTTGGAATACAATAAATGACAGTCAGTGGGACTAAATCTCAATTAAAATCCAGGGGAGTTCATTAAATTCTGCAACCATGTCTGTTGGACGGACAAATTTCTGGAAGTCTgataactgtttttatttttatgtgtaaaTGGGACCGAATCACGTACAGTATTTGTTGAAGTTTTCAATTTGAGCATTCAagtgatttaaatgaaaatactgTTCTTCAACAGCATTGTTGCTAATAACATAATTGTATGAATTAAGTACGAGTTATTACCATATCTGCATTATTTCCATATTGGTTGTCATCATCTACAAGGTTGTCGTTGTCTTCAAGGTTTCCATCATCTACAGGGTCAAGCTCATGATCAGAATCAGATTGTTCGCCTTCATCATTCTGTGTATTTGTATACTGGCAAGGCCACGGTGGCCGTTGAGCAGTCATTAGAGCCAGGTGTTCACGAACAACGTGACGATAAAAAGAATTGTACTTTGTGTATATATTTGGACATCCGCCAAGATCACATTTTATTGAGAAGTTTGGAGAGTATGAATGTTCTGAGAAGATATGTCTCATAAGAAGACGTAACGTCAATGCAATGAAAGTTATACAGAAATGACACTTCCATCCCATTTTGGAGGCActtaaatataacaataaaacgCTGGTGAAGCTTACTTATCACAGAGATATAGATCTGATTATCCTAAGAACAGAAGCAAACGCAAAGTCCACTAAATTAGCCTTTAATAACTATTGAATAATAACTTACAAATGTATTATTcacaatataaatatttatgtgtACATGCCGTATTATTTTTTCACGTGCGCGAAGAGTTATCTGCCCCATCGGTTATCAATATTTTCGAATTCACAAATATGCAATTTATAaccttcaaaacatttttaagacGATTTATTCAAAGGAAATAATTAAGCTGAGTTTAAATAgatatttgttttacttataccaaatttaaattacatagaaattgtgtatttttttatcCGAACTTAATGCTTGTTTACCGCTGCTGTCATTCAAAATTTTTGGAGCCAAAATCgaacaaagaaataaacaaacttaaCTAAGACCATGGCAAAGAGAATCCCAGATGAATTGGAGGATTTTGATACAGAAAAGTTGTGTGACTGGTTGAGAACAGAGCAGAAATGTGACGAAAGTATAGTTCAGTCAATTAGCGGTAAGCATAATAGATTTTATCAGCTGGCACTGGACCTCGTGTCGACcgattttatatttttgatattttatgttgtctacCTAGAGATGATGATGAGGGTCATGCTTATTATTTTCGTAATTTGCAAGACAATTGTGCTAGATATTTTCTTTGTCCACATGACTGcgggggtgtggaaatcccaataatTTTCACTTGCTCACAGACAAATGAGACATAAATGCACTTGCCCACCATCAAATTCCACCATCAAGGATTTGCAATAAAGCCTGCATTAAACTGCCAATTATTAAAAAGTGCAACGATTCGCTCTGATGCATCGGAAAACCAGTTTTAAACTCCCCAATTTGATTCAATACAGATACAGACACAGTCTCAAAGTTCGATTCAGTCCGTATTTTAAATGTGCATGCCGCAAATGCACTGTTGTATCCGCATTTTACACATGTCGACTTTTGTTATGCAGCATACAATTGGTCAATAGTAAATCTGGCATCTAATCAATAATAGAATTTTATTCTTACTAGCAGAGTTCCCACTCACGTAAAATACTACGTAAATCacgttataaaaataaaattcacgcAAGTATTTTTTACCCGGTGCGAGATCGCGCGCGTACGAAACTGCCGGGGATGAATCCGCTAAGCTGGAATCCCACGCTATGTGTACAAAAATAAACCTTGGAAATACTGCCAGGGTTagaatttagccagattttctacttgcattttttcgcaagtggtattttatttaacttgctaaatgaaaaaacaacttgcattttctgcgacttgtcactttattagaacattaacacaaacatccacgtgacaagtccagccaatcgtatttgcgctatataaatagtaacttattatagattaccaaaaaacccaccggatgcggtaaacgtcatcaaaattggcgcaggtacttgtcagcagttgaaaagacatgcgcacgggacatgtatcgagtgtaaacttccgtttacgacggaagatgaaagagtgctccgaaattcgttctgcaaataacaatgcgctgcaatgaccgagagttgttaaagaaagaacagtgtaagatcgagacgaccgttagaaatgcacattattcagcCAAAAGATTCACTCGCAAAAAATTGATGGTGgctgaaatctcacctcgcagtttgaaatttgcactcgcatttcacgagtatgcgagcttaaattcgaaccctgactGCAGCAGTGCGTTATCTGCGAATCTTTTGGCTTACAGCTCTCTGACGTCAAAAAATGTAGACGGGTTGTATCTTTTAACGCATTGGTAAATGAAAGTACACTTATTAAACGGTTACCGATCTACATCCGGGTCCCCGGAAACTGTCTCATCTGCAAGAATGTCGCAGTCGAGGCTTTCGGCGTTTGGCTTCACGGCAAATTTCATACCCCCAAAATTTGTGTTTTACCCCCAGTTTTTGTACCCAGGGGGTAAGTTTacccctgaaaaaaaatctgagtgggAACACTGTACTAGACTATACAAGTAACTAAACATGGCGTCTCCCATACTGAAAGACTCTCCGAAGAAAATCAAATCAAGGTTGTGGGAACATTCTGGTTTCCGCAGGGGATCAGAACTAAAAGCCACATGTTATGCAAGATGTGTTTACGCGGATGTAAGTTACACCATGTCCAATAGTATGACCAATCTTATACAGCATATGAAAGGAAACACTCCATCGGTGTCTGACAAATGGTTATGATAAATTTCATCAATAGATAATATtagatcaattttattttaagtcggcaagactaGCTTCTGtagtatatataaatatgtgatgtttttttttttatttatttaaaatatgtcaaCAGGAAGTTTAAATTAAGATTTGTTCTTGATGAATTACTATcctaatttttcatatttattgcATTGATTAAACATCCTTCAAACATTAAATAGCAgcaataattaaaaaatgaatcAAATCGACATATTTGATATCAAAATCGAATCTAATCAAGCTTTAAGTGAATCGTTGCAATTATTCCTTATTTCGGGCAAGTGTTTTCATGATGTACAGGTAGAAACAAAAGTAAACATAAAACTATACAGTTTTTTACTGTgacaaaacaaaagttatgaaTACTTTTGTCTGCATATAAGGCTGAAGTCGCATCCGCAAGGCAGGGTAACTTTCAACAGATTCAATACAACAAAAAGCCATATGGAAACCTTGCCCGAgacttgaaataattttacatgttttatttaataatagATTTGTACATGCGTTCTctctttgcttgtttttttttttttttacccgaCCTTGACTCCTGTCTTTGTCAGCAAATGAATTTATCCAAAAGCTTTTGCAAGCTAGAACTGTATATGTTTCCAGTTTCTGTTTGTAGAGTTACCGTGTGCTAAATTACGCGAGACCAAGAGTCAATCAGACTACAGAAAAAGATGCCAAATTGAAACACAAGTGCATGGTTTCTCCAAAATTTCAGCAAATGAAAGGCCGTAGGTTGAGAAAACATGCATTTCGTAGAAAGATTATTTTTCACCTTCATAAACTTGCTTTTTGCgtaatttatatctgaaaatgtatgcatgcttgtccgcggacaaatAGTGAAAAAATGCTCTTGTCTGCCAACAAAAACTTAGATCCAGAAAGTaccgagtcggataagttggacataggaattccacatccCTGCTGACTAAACATTAGTCTTAACAAATTTGACAATAgcctaggaaatactgagataatTTTCACATGGCCATATccatatttatgtttatatatatattattaaagatGCAGAAATAACTGGACGTATCTTCATTGATCTGGATGATGGGGACTTGAAAGACTTGTTTTCATCATTTCTCCAACGGAAGCAAATTAGAAAGATACTGAAAGAAGTGGTAAGTCTTTTTTTgaaacaatgaaaattttatcCACATGTATtcactttatttgtttattaaaagaaaaatcactTTTGTATAAACTACATTTATGCAATGATTTGAAGTTCTAAGGCACAATGGCTTTGTTGACATATAGGGGaacattgttttaattaaattgtTCTGCATAGTTTGCATGATGTATTTGCATGCTAGTACAATATCATTTACTACATATTACTTGCCACTTTGAGGCTGCAAATCTGAAAATTGAAGTGGCTCATAGTGAACCAATTTTTTCACATTATGAGAACCTTTGCTTTGTGTTTATTTTActagttttgttaaaaatatctgttttagCATGCTGACACAGATGAGATAGAAGTCACACCGTCAAAAAGGCAGAGAGTTGCGCTACCAGCAAGAAGTCCAGTTTTGTCTCCT
The sequence above is a segment of the Mercenaria mercenaria strain notata chromosome 3, MADL_Memer_1, whole genome shotgun sequence genome. Coding sequences within it:
- the LOC123561730 gene encoding uncharacterized protein LOC123561730: MGWKCHFCITFIALTLRLLMRHIFSEHSYSPNFSIKCDLGGCPNIYTKYNSFYRHVVREHLALMTAQRPPWPCQYTNTQNDEGEQSDSDHELDPVDDGNLEDNDNLVDDDNQYGNNADMIVDDHINEQRQAISYLMGLRENHRIRGTTAEAVAEGTNAIVLRYVNTIRTNVYQILQREGIDPANVNGLSSQFDVMLPFEQLTTAYEREQYIKRNFYYVNPEYVCVGQNLVDNRRQRARDYIVREENFAYFPMNKSLEQFFQNSRLFEIATCARTPNNNGFYNVLSGGSIFINNALFHTNSNALQIILYFDDLEICNPMNKKAGSHKLGLFYYTIGNLPQTYRSRLPAVRTLAIIKRKVMNKHTINVVLESIRQDLIKLEQGITITVSGVNHFIKGSCLCFIGDNSAAHEFGGFKIGVGFSFKKCRECECTFRDMQSQFHERLLIKRSKETYERACNELLQADTQHMRGILSTNYGISQRSVASDFPNFDITKMIPQDIMHVMFEGVGIYETKAVLTKLVEEQYFNLNQLNAQIENFRYGFRDRASQPVPIPQKVFNNNETNLRQSASSMIVLMKLLPFILVEKLHCDSDNQYISFLTELCNIALIILSPVVSVETILMLQVVIQDHLKKFKLLFPNKNIIPKQHYMVHLPSTIERYGSLTNVWSMRFEGKHQFIKQRLSGSNNFKNVVKSVADRCAMY